One genomic segment of Vulpes vulpes isolate BD-2025 chromosome 2, VulVul3, whole genome shotgun sequence includes these proteins:
- the LOC140597870 gene encoding permeability factor 2-like — protein MAPAAPRVPRAPRAPRLLGAARLLLLLLLLLGPAGTSGAPVVAELRCQCLQTLQGIHLKNIRSVQVTPSGPHCAQTEVVAALKDGREVCLNPEAPLVKRMIQKILSKDSTN, from the exons AtggcccccgccgcgccccgcgtcccccgcgccccccgcgccccccggctcCTCGGCGCCGCGcggctgctcctgctcctgctcctgctcctgggccCCGCAGGCACCTCAG GGGCGCCGGTGGTCGCCGAGCTGCGCTGCCAGTGCTTGCAGACCCTGCAGGGCATCCACCTCAAGAACATCCGGAGCGTCCAGGTGACGCCCTCGGGCCCCCACTGCGCCCAGACCGAGGTCGT AGCCGCTCTCAAGGACGGACGCGAGGTGTGTCTCAACCCCGAGGCCCCGCTGGTCAAGAGAATGATCCAGAAGATCCTGAGCAA GGATAGCACCAATTGA
- the LOC140597869 gene encoding permeability factor 2-like: protein MAPAAPRVPRAPRAPRLLGAARLLLLLLLLLGPAGTSGAPVVAELRCQCLQTLQGIHLKNIRSVQVTPSGPHCAQTEVVAALKDGREVCLNPEAPLVKRMIQKILSKDSAH from the exons AtggcccccgccgcgccccgcgtcccccgcgccccccgcgccccccggctcCTCGGCGCCGCGcggctgctcctgctcctgctcctgctcctgggccCCGCAGGCACCTCAG GGGCGCCGGTGGTCGCCGAGCTGCGCTGCCAGTGCTTGCAGACCCTGCAGGGCATCCACCTCAAGAACATCCGGAGCGTCCAGGTGACGCCCTCGGGCCCCCACTGCGCCCAGACCGAGGTCGT AGCCGCTCTCAAGGACGGACGCGAGGTGTGTCTCAACCCCGAGGCCCCGCTGGTCAAGAGAATGATCCAGAAGATCCTGAGCAA GGACAGCGCACACTGA